In Lolium rigidum isolate FL_2022 chromosome 3, APGP_CSIRO_Lrig_0.1, whole genome shotgun sequence, the genomic window GGTCGCGTCGGCGTGCAGGTGGTGCAGCCCCCGCGCAATGCCCACGGCGATGTTCATCCTCGTCGGCCAGCTCACTGGTGGGCTCTCCGGTGTGCGAGCTGCAGATGCAAGAGCAATGGACATTGTCAGATACTCAGACAAAAGAATTAAGCAACTCGGTCAAAGCTAAATAAAACAGTGGGCACTGAAGAAGTGTGGTTAATTACCATGGAGGAAAGACGCGAGGTTGCCCTTGGTCATGAAGTCGAACACGAGGAGCTTCTCGCCCTTGGGCCCATGGTAGTAGGCCCTGAGAGAGAGCAGGTTGGGGTGCCGGAGCTTCCCGAGCGCGTTCACCTCGGTCTCGAACTCCTTGCTGCTCTTAGCAATCTTCTCCCGGAGCCGCTTCACGGCGACATAGCTGCCGTCCTCCATGGTCGCCTTGTACACCGTCCCGTACGTGCTCTTCCCCAGGATCTCCGCGGTGGCGCACAGCAGGTCGTCGGCCGTGAACGAGAGAGGACCGTCGAAGTGGACCAGCTTTCCGCCGCCGTCACCTCCAGCATCGCTCCCCTTACCGCCTCCACCGCCGGGCTTCCCGACCTCCTTGGATGTCGTCGTGTCCTTGGCGCCCTTCTTCTTAGCCGACGCGCTGTCCTTCTTATCTTTCCTCCAGAAGATGAGGACGCAGCAGAAGAgcagggagaagaggaagaggatgcctGCGACGGCAATGACGAGTTCCTTCTTGCTGATCTTCCTGGTCTTGGcggggagcggaggaggaggcgccatggCCGCCGGAGACGAAGCGGAGGTGCAGATGGCCGAGCCATTGAACCCGCAGAGCTGAAGGTTCCCCACGAAGGAGCTGGAGTTGAACTTGCTGGAGAGAGCCACGGGAACAGGGCCCGAGAGGCTGTTGTAGGACACGTTGAGAGCGCCGAGGTTGTTAGCAAGGCTGCTCAGGGACTCCGGAATCCCTCCGGTGAGGTTGTTCTCGGAGACGTCGAGAGAAGACAGCCTCGAGAGGTTGCCGACCGTCGCCGGAATCTCCCCGTCGAGGAGGTTTCTTCCAAGGGACAGTTTGGTGAGGTTCTTGAGCCCGTCGATGGCGTCAGGAATGTGGCCTCCGACGCGATTGCCGTCGAGGTTGAGTTCTAGTAAGGAGGTCACGTTGCAGATGGAGAGAGGGAAGGTACCAGCTAACAGGTTGTCTGAAAGGTCTAGGAACTGGAGCGTCGAGAGGTTCCCAATGGTGGACGGGATCTCGCCGCTGAGATTGTTGTTGTTGAGGCTAAGAGATTCGAGGAAGCGGAGAGATGTGAGACTGGTTGGCACGGGGCCGGAGAGGTTGTTGTGGTCGAGGCTGAGCCGGTAGAGCCGGGTGGCGTTGGCGAGCGCCGACGGGATGGTCCCGGAGAGCGCGTTGCCGCTGAGGTCGAGTGTCTGCAGGAGCGCGCACCCACCGAGCGCGGGGGGCACGGCGCCGGAGAAGCGGTTGTTGAAGAGGTAGAGGCCGCGGAGGTCGCGGAGGAGGCCGACGGCGGCGGGGACCCGCCCGCCGAGCGCGTTGTCGTGGAGGGAGAGCTTGCGCAGGGCGGCGAGCTGGCCGACCCTGTCGGAGAGCGTGCCCGCGAGGCCCTTGAAGGGCAGCTGGAGGGCCACGACCCTGCCGCGCGCGCACTTGACGCCCGCCCAGGCGCCGGAGCAGGCGTCGAGGCCGGTGCCGTTCCAGCCGCGCAGGAGCCCGCGCGGGGCCGCCAGCGCCTGCCCGATCGCCCGCAGGGCCTGCAGGTCCGCCTGCGCGATCGGCACGCCGTCGGAGGAGGACGGCGACTGTCCGTGAGCCGGCGCCGCCGCGTGCTGGAGCAGAAGCACGAGCAGCAGTGATAGcgcgaggacgccgccgccgcctcttgaCCCGACGCTGCGTCGGTTGCTGCTCCTCAATCCCATTGCCACTAACAGGTCTACCAGTAGCACTAACTCTAGGATCTAATCCAAGCACAATGCGATTCAACAGTGTCAATGCAGCTGCAAACTCTCTATCCTCGTACCTAGCCTAGCTAGCTATGTAGGCGCTGATTTTCAGGAGCTCTTTCTTGGTGTGGAAAAGCAATAGTGCTCGACTCCTATATAAGCAAAGCAGGCGGCAGGTCAGAGGGTGAGAGGAAAGAAAGGAGGGAATAATCAGGGAAAGCCTAACGGATTCAACCATGAATCCAGATGCACTAAGCAACGGCTAGCTCGCCAGTCGCCACTGCGCTGCCACGGCGACGACCAAAGTTTTTTAAGACAGGTCGTACAACAATGGCAGGAGTACGTTGAGGTTGAGGGGCAGAGCGGCGCTACGGTACGAGGCCCTGGGcgtgcgggccagggccagggccggaAAGAATCCAATCTTCACCCCATTCAGTGCGGCAGCAGGCCGTACCGTGCTGAGCGCGCGCGCGTGATCGGCGCCAACGGCTATCTTCTCCCTCCTCCCCGGCGACGGGGGGCAGAGCTCTCGGTCGGCAGCAGCGAGCACGTGCGCCATGGTTATAATACTGGCGTCGAGAGCAGCGACCGAATTTAATGGCAGTAAAGAGAGATTAGCGAGCCGCGGACCACAGACATGGCACTCGAGGTGTCGGCTGCCGCTGGACGTGGTTCCCCACGGCCGCCATGGCCCGGCGCGTCAGCGGCAGGGGTGGTGGTGCCGGCGAGGGCTGTGCAGGCACCAATGCACGGCATGATTTCGTGCCCGGAAAGCGCGAGAGATTTCGATGGATCTTCGTGCCCAGCCAGCCTTTGTCAACTGCTCCTGCCTCCTCCTGGTGGTTGGTGGTGCCGCGGTGGTGCCAAGCGAGCCACTCGACTCGATTGAGCATCATGTCATGTACTCCTGGAAGAATGTGCAGTGCCCAGGAGGGCGACATGGCCATACTTCAGCTCACTGCGTGCCTTTGACCCTGCCCTGCCAGCGCTTTCCAACGGCCAGTAGCCCAGTCAGTATCTAAGaacgtgtttggtagcctggaggTTGCATCTAGAGAGCAAAAAAAAGCCCCTTTGATTGCCTGAAAATCCTCCTCATTGTGGTTGGtttaaccggttctcaaagcacctctAAACAGGTAGAC contains:
- the LOC124695437 gene encoding probable leucine-rich repeat receptor-like protein kinase IMK3; its protein translation is MAHVLAAADRELCPPSPGRREKIAVGADHARALSTVRPAAALNGVKIGFFPALALARTPRASYRSAALPLNLNILELVLLVDLLVAMGLRSSNRRSVGSRGGGGVLALSLLLVLLLQHAAAPAHGQSPSSSDGVPIAQADLQALRAIGQALAAPRGLLRGWNGTGLDACSGAWAGVKCARGRVVALQLPFKGLAGTLSDRVGQLAALRKLSLHDNALGGRVPAAVGLLRDLRGLYLFNNRFSGAVPPALGGCALLQTLDLSGNALSGTIPSALANATRLYRLSLDHNNLSGPVPTSLTSLRFLESLSLNNNNLSGEIPSTIGNLSTLQFLDLSDNLLAGTFPLSICNVTSLLELNLDGNRVGGHIPDAIDGLKNLTKLSLGRNLLDGEIPATVGNLSRLSSLDVSENNLTGGIPESLSSLANNLGALNVSYNSLSGPVPVALSSKFNSSSFVGNLQLCGFNGSAICTSASSPAAMAPPPPLPAKTRKISKKELVIAVAGILFLFSLLFCCVLIFWRKDKKDSASAKKKGAKDTTTSKEVGKPGGGGGKGSDAGGDGGGKLVHFDGPLSFTADDLLCATAEILGKSTYGTVYKATMEDGSYVAVKRLREKIAKSSKEFETEVNALGKLRHPNLLSLRAYYHGPKGEKLLVFDFMTKGNLASFLHARTPESPPVSWPTRMNIAVGIARGLHHLHADATMVHGNLTSNNILLDEDNNAKIADCGLPRLMSAAANNNVVATAGALGYRAPELSKLKKANTKTDIYSLGMIMLELLTGKSPGDTTNGLDLPQWVASVVEEEWTNEVFDLELMKDAAAGSETGEELVKTLKLALHCVDPSPVARPEAQQVLRQLEQIKPSMAVSASSSFTGEASHTTATGTTITDDTKSTTGTE